The Methanocella arvoryzae MRE50 genome includes a region encoding these proteins:
- a CDS encoding cyclase family protein has translation MKIFDISVSLHNGMPVFPGDPAPDIKRVLNMPKDAANVSFLCMGSHTGTHVDPPLHFVENGMPIDRIPLDHLYGSAEVLDLTGVENEISAEDLEKASQGEKMLLFKTRNSRLWQYTGFRSDFVYLNESGADWVVKNGIKTIAIDYLSIGSFKDAEAVHKMLLNAGVTVVEGVDLTGIEPGKYTFVCLPLKIKDGDGSPARAILVKE, from the coding sequence ATGAAGATCTTCGATATTTCCGTCAGCCTGCACAATGGCATGCCTGTCTTCCCCGGCGACCCGGCCCCGGACATCAAGCGTGTCCTGAACATGCCTAAAGACGCTGCCAATGTCTCCTTTTTATGCATGGGCTCCCATACCGGAACCCACGTCGACCCGCCGCTACATTTCGTGGAAAACGGGATGCCGATCGATCGGATCCCGCTGGATCACCTGTATGGCAGTGCAGAGGTGCTCGATCTGACCGGCGTCGAGAACGAGATATCGGCAGAAGACCTGGAAAAAGCGAGCCAGGGGGAGAAGATGCTGCTGTTCAAGACCCGGAACTCCCGGCTATGGCAGTACACCGGGTTCCGCAGCGACTTCGTTTACCTGAACGAGAGCGGGGCTGACTGGGTAGTGAAAAATGGCATCAAGACGATCGCAATCGATTACCTGTCCATCGGCAGCTTCAAAGACGCCGAAGCAGTCCATAAAATGTTATTGAACGCAGGCGTCACTGTGGTCGAAGGCGTGGATCTCACCGGAATCGAGCCCGGAAAATATACGTTCGTCTGCCTGCCGCTGAAAATCAAGGACGGCGACGGCTCACCAGCCAGGGCTATACTGGTTAAAGAATAA
- a CDS encoding carbohydrate kinase family protein: MPKIATIGDVNVDLIARIDRMPDIGKQVITKDFQVHGGGCSANFALQCARLGMDIQLFGKVGDDVFGTYVLVELDDNNVNTKNVRLTENKTGVTVALVQGIERSFVTFRGENASYNIGDIDLAKIDADIVHLPSYFLLDGLRYDYASLIDLLHGAGIKVSFDTGWDPRGFPKETVDPIFDILPKVDVFLPNIDESRKILGNDKLSPEEAAKIFLDMGVKVAAIKMGKDGCYVASGSYAEFIPSFKVPVVDTTGAGDTFNAGFISAYSYGRSLSDCARIGAATAGLKVGGVGWTKYPTRQNVNKFLEDNGYKGL; this comes from the coding sequence ATGCCCAAGATAGCGACTATCGGCGACGTGAATGTGGATCTCATAGCCCGTATCGACAGGATGCCCGACATAGGGAAGCAGGTCATCACGAAAGACTTTCAAGTGCACGGCGGAGGCTGCTCGGCTAACTTCGCCCTGCAGTGCGCCCGGCTGGGAATGGATATTCAGCTGTTCGGCAAAGTGGGCGACGACGTATTCGGCACTTACGTCCTCGTTGAGCTGGACGATAATAATGTTAATACGAAGAACGTCCGCCTGACCGAGAATAAGACGGGCGTTACTGTGGCGCTGGTCCAGGGAATCGAGCGGTCGTTCGTGACCTTCAGGGGCGAAAATGCCAGCTATAACATTGGGGACATAGACCTGGCGAAGATCGATGCGGACATTGTACACCTTCCGTCCTACTTCCTGCTGGACGGCCTCAGGTATGACTACGCCAGCCTCATCGACCTGCTCCACGGCGCGGGCATCAAGGTCTCGTTCGACACAGGGTGGGACCCGAGGGGATTCCCGAAAGAGACGGTGGACCCGATCTTCGACATATTACCGAAGGTAGACGTCTTTCTACCTAATATAGACGAGTCCAGAAAAATTCTCGGAAACGACAAGCTGTCTCCGGAGGAAGCCGCGAAGATCTTTTTAGACATGGGAGTCAAGGTCGCAGCGATCAAGATGGGCAAGGACGGCTGCTATGTGGCCAGTGGTAGCTATGCAGAGTTCATCCCGTCGTTCAAAGTACCTGTAGTCGACACTACCGGCGCCGGCGACACGTTCAACGCGGGCTTTATCAGTGCTTACTCCTACGGAAGGTCCCTGAGTGACTGCGCACGGATAGGGGCGGCTACTGCAGGCCTGAAGGTCGGCGGGGTAGGCTGGACGAAGTACCCGACCCGGCAGAACGTGAATAAGTTTCTTGAGGACAACGGCTATAAAGGCCTATAA
- a CDS encoding MBL fold metallo-hydrolase — MPVRSFKIIKQGSVPFDAFEPVDSRAMALKNISGLGCGSTVTYIESDARILVDTGFDFENALTDDIVKANKKRLTHALKAHGLKPSDIDILFITHWHLDHFGNVKMFKDSTIMTSEAAVSRVKIDVTGARDGEQIADGVRVVHTPGHTADHASLVFKTDRLRQSIQTSAGGRIIGIGEVTVAAAGDVILTPAFYATDTIWTQNKDFTSKEAAAASLGKIVGEADYIIPGHGDLFRNVKKPQAGKKD; from the coding sequence ATGCCTGTACGTTCCTTCAAGATTATAAAACAGGGAAGCGTTCCCTTCGATGCCTTCGAGCCCGTGGACTCCAGAGCGATGGCCTTAAAAAACATCTCTGGCCTGGGCTGCGGATCGACTGTCACATACATCGAGTCAGATGCCCGTATTCTCGTGGACACCGGCTTCGACTTCGAGAACGCGCTCACGGACGATATCGTGAAAGCCAACAAGAAGCGGCTGACCCACGCGCTGAAAGCGCACGGCCTCAAGCCATCCGACATCGACATCCTCTTCATCACCCACTGGCACCTCGACCACTTCGGCAACGTGAAAATGTTCAAGGACAGCACCATCATGACGTCCGAAGCAGCCGTGTCGAGAGTGAAGATCGACGTTACCGGCGCCAGGGACGGCGAGCAGATCGCCGACGGCGTCAGGGTCGTCCACACTCCCGGGCACACCGCAGACCACGCTTCCCTTGTCTTTAAGACAGACAGGCTCCGGCAGTCCATCCAGACCAGTGCCGGCGGCCGCATCATCGGCATCGGGGAAGTCACTGTAGCTGCAGCAGGCGACGTAATCCTCACGCCTGCCTTCTACGCCACCGACACGATCTGGACCCAGAACAAGGACTTCACTTCAAAAGAGGCCGCTGCCGCCAGCCTTGGCAAGATCGTAGGTGAGGCAGACTACATTATCCCCGGCCACGGCGACCTCTTCCGTAACGTGAAGAAGCCGCAGGCCGGAAAAAAGGATTAA